The genomic segment TCCAAGACAGGAATCGCCTGCTGCTTAATCACCGCCAACTCGTATATCATTGCCGTATTGAACATGGCGTCGGCATTCTCCTGGAAGGGGAATATCCATTTGTTTTCTCCTGCTCTCACACTGGGCCAGCGGCGTATAGTCTCCTGCGCCGACACTCCGCGGTATTTGTGGTCGCGGATGATTCGCCGCAGCAGACGGTTGTCGGTCGTCGGGATATAGTTGTGTTTATCCAGAAGTATCGTGGTCAATGCGGAAGCATAGATGCGATATTTCTGCTCTTCGGGAATTTGAGCCGTCAGCTCCGGATTCAGCGCATGAATACCTTCAACCACCAAGATTTCGTGCGGATTGAGCCTCAGCCTTCTTCCGCTCTTTTCGCTTTTCCCCGTCTGGAAGTTGTATTTCGGCAGTTCCACCTCCTCGCCATTGAAGAGAGCGGTCAGTTGCTCGTTGAGCAGCGGGATGTTCAGGGCATGCAGATGTTCGAAGTCGTAGTCGCCCGATTCGTCTTTCGGTGTTTTGTCGCGGTCGAGGAAATAGTCGTCGAGTGAGATGGCTATGGGCTTGATGCCGTTGCACACAAGTTGTATTGACAATCTCTTGGATGTCGTTGTCTTACCGCTCGACGAAGGACCGGCTATCAGCGCCATCTTGACCGTCTTACGCTTGGCAATCTCTTCTGCGATAGAAGCGATTTTCTTTTCCTGCAACGCTTCGGAAACATTGATGACGGTGGTTGCCCATCCTTTTTGCACAGCTTCGTTGAAGTCGCCTACCGTCTGCAGTCCGAGAAGACTCTGCCAGTGGTGATGCTCCTTGAATATCTCGAACATCTTGTCCTGCCGGATGAGTTCTCCCAGTTCATTCGGATTTTTTACCGATGGTATGCGCAGCAGCAGTCCGTCATAGTATTTTTCCAATCCGAAGAGATACAGCATACTGGTATTGGGCAGGAGCGCTCCGTAATAAAAGTCTGCATAATCGCCGAGCTGGTAATAGGTTGTATATAACCTTCCGAGGCTCTTGAGCAACTTCACTTTCGAGACAGAGCCGTTCTTTTCAAAGATGCTGATGGCTTCTTCCGTCGTGCACTCATGCCGCTCGATAGGCATCGCAGCATCGATGATTTCCTGCATCCGGCGGCGTATTTTTTCGGCATCTTCCTGTTCTACGGGATGCCCGATAGACAGGTCGCAATAGTAACCGTTCGAAACGGGAATATCAATCATGACGCTGCCGTCGGCATAGATGTCGTGCACCGCTTTGCAAAGAACTATAAATAATGTACGCGTATAGGCACGAAGTCCGGATGAAGAGGTGATGTCAAGAAACTCCACATCCTTGGGATGATAGAGTCTGAAGTCCAATCCTTCAACCTTATTATTGACCTTGGCACTGATGAGCAAGCCATTAAGTTGTGGCTGAAACGCATCAAAAACTTCAGAAAGTGTGACTCCTTTTGCAAAGTTTCGTGTTTTTTTATTATTTTTGCATCGGATTTGAATCTGGTCTGCATTCATAACATTGATTATTTAATCGTTTTGAGGCGGTAAAGTTAATACATTTTTTTCGTATGGACAATTTTGTCTTCTTAATTTAATATTAATTATGTCGATTTTGGTTGTTTTCAAATTGATAGGCTCGCTTGCTCTGTTGATGTATGGCATGAAGTCGATGAGCGAGAGCCTTCAGAAGATGGCTGGTTCACAACTGCGCCACGTTTTAGGTGCCATGACCACCAACCGTTTCACTGGTGTGCTGACAGGCACGTTTGTCACTGCGGCTGTACAGAGTTCAACGGCGACGACCGTGATGACCGTCTCGTTTGTGAACGCAGGACTTCTAACGCTGGCTCAAGCCATTTCGGTCATCATGGGAGCGAACATCGGCACCACGCTGACGGCATGGATTATGAGTCTGGGCTTCTCGTTCAACATTGCCGACGTGGTCTATCCGGCATTCTTCATTGCCATCCTCTTAATCTATTCGAAGAAAAAACGCTATATCGGCGACTTCCTCTTTGGTATTGCCTTCATGTTCCTGGGACTGGGAACACTCCGACAGACCGGCATCGACATGCATCTGGGTGAGAACCAGGCCGTGCTCGCCTTCTTCTCCAACTTCGACCCCGACAGTTTCCTGACAACCATCATCTTCCTCTTCATCGGCGGTGTGCTGACCATGGCGGTACAGTCGTCGGCAGCAGTCATGGCAATCACCATGATTCTCTGTTCCTCTGGCGTGCTCCCTATCTATCAAGGCATCGCACTGGTGATGGGCGAGAACCTCGGAACGACCGTCACGTCGAACATCGCAGCCATGACAGCCAACACGCAGGCACGGCGCGCAGCCTTTGCCCACATGTTCTTCAACCTGTTCGGCATCGTCTGGATTCTATGTATCTTCAAACCATTCATCAACATGGTGTGCGGCTTTGTCGGATACGATGAGACACTGACCAAAGAGATGCCGGGATTCCTGGAGAATGCAGCCAAGCTGTCGTTCGTCCTGGCAGCCTTCCACACCTGCTTCAACCTTGCCAATACGTTCATCCTCATCTGGTTCATCCCACAAATTGAGCGTATTGTGTGTAAAGTCATCAACCCGAAGATGACGGAGGAAGAGGAAGACTTCCGCCTCCATTTCATACGCGGCGGTCTGATGAAAACGCCCGAACTCTCAGTGCTCGAGGCACAAAAGGAAATTACCCTCTTTGCCGAACGCATCCAACGCATGTTCGGCATGGTGCGCGACCTGCTGGAAGAGAAAGACGAGACAAGCTTCGTCAAGCTCTATTCACGCATTGAAAAATACGAAGGCATCTCCGACAACATGGAAATCGAAATAGCCAAATACCTGGACGAAGTGAGCGATGCCCACCTTTCAGACGACACGAAAGCGAAAATCCGCGCCATGCTCCGCGAGATATCAGAGATAGAGAGTATCGGCGACGCCTGCTACAACATCGCACGATGCATCAACCGGCGCATCCGCGAGAAAGAGGATTTCACCGCCGACCAATATGAACACATGCACCAGATGATGGAACTCACCAACGAGGCACTCACACAGATGAACATCGCCCTCGCCGGACGCAAGGAACACCTCGATGCCAACCGCTCCTTCAACATCGAAAACGAAATCAACAACTACCGCAACCAGCTCAAGAGCCAGAACATCAGCGACGTGAACGACCACAAATACACCTACGGCATCGGCACGATGTACATGGACATCATCTCCGAATGCGAGAAACTGGGCGACTATGTGGTTAACGTCGTCGAGGCACGCATGGGTACACGGCAGAAAGACGCATGACCCCACATCGGGAGAACAACAGACACATCACCACCCCACAAGGGTGTCACCAAGAAAAAACAACTCGCCTATCCCCTCGCCACGATTGTATATTTATACATCGCCTGCCGTTTGGATAGGCGATTCGTAAACAGTTGTATTTCAACGCATTAAGATAGCGTTTCCAAAAGTTCAACTTTTGCGTCCTGAAAGTTCAACTTTCATCGTCTAAAAGTTCAACTTTTGCAAGCTAAAAGTTGAACTTTTGGAAAACGAAAGTTCAACCGTATATTTATACGCCCTTTTCCGTATGTTTATACAGGGTGTGAAGAAGCCCAAACCAACCCCACCCCTGCCCCTCCCCTACGAAGGGAGGGGAGCGCCTGACGGGAGGAAAGACGCTGCGCTAATGGATAATTCTTTTAGTCGCTACGCTTGGTAAAAGCGTCAAAGACGATTAGACAATTGATAATGGATAAATATGGATTGAGCGGAGGACCAAGTTTGATTAAAGTCTTCCGAACGTGAACGATTCCTTGAATCTGACGTTCTATTATAAGTAAAGGCGACAAGTGAGGGTTTTCACTTGTCGCCTTTACTTATGATGATACTGCCAGCATTGAGTGGTGCCGCTTGGCTTAGGGCTTCCGTGGCACTTAGCCTGGCAGCCGCTCTTGCGTTATTTCGCATTCACCTTTTCCAGTTCTACCGTGAAGATGAGGGTAGAATATGGCGGAATCTTACCTGCCTGACGCTCGCCGTATGCGAGGTTTTGCGGGATGTAGAGTTCCCACTTGCTGCCCTCGGGCATCATGGTGAGTGCTTCCGTCCAGCCTTTGATGACCTGGTTGGGACGGAAGGTGCTGGTCTGTGGGTCGCGCTTATAGGAGCTGTCAAACTCTGTTCCGTCGATGAGATGTCCTTCGTATTTCACGACCACCTCATCGTCGTTCTTGGCTATGGCTCCCGTTCCCTGTCTCAAGACTTTGTATTGCAGTCCCGACGGCAGTGTCACGACACCCTCCTTCTGCGCATTCTCAGCCAAGAAGCGCTCGCCCTGCTCTCTCACCTGGCGTCCTTTCTTTTCGCGCAAAGCGGTTGAAGCATTTCGTGCATAGGTGCCGGCTGCTTCCGGGGTGAAATGCGTGGTCACTTTTTTCAGTGCATCGGCAAAACCACGTGTGAACACATCTTTGTCCAAAGCCATGTCGGTGCCCTCAAACTCTTTGCTCATTTCGGGCAACATGCGCTTCATGACGATGTTTGCTATCCGAATGCCTGCGCTGTACGCATTATCTTTCGGATCGCCTTTGATTCCATCCTCAAAACCGCGAATCACGTCCGGCATGTTCACGCTGTCCACATTGAAGTTGCCCTTGAGGAAACCCATCAGTTCGCGGGTCACGTCCATGCCCATGGCATAGCTCAACGAATCGGCAGAAGTGACAATCTTCACGGGCTGGACAGTGCTTGCCGCAGTCTTCTTGCCTTTGTTCTTTTGAGCGGCGACGGTATTAAAAGAAGCACTCGCCACGAAGACGAGTGCTAAAAGGATGATTTTTCTCATTTCTTCTGTGCGTTAGGAGCAGCAGCCGGTGTGCTTGGTGCAGCAGGCTCTGGTTTCTTTTCGATGCTGAGCAGTTCCACTTTGAAAATCAATGTCGAACCCGGCAGGATGTCTCTTCCGGCACCGTTGTCACCGTATGCCAGTTCAGCAGGGATGTAGAGTTCCCATGTTGAGCCGACAGGCATCATGGTGAGAGCCTCCTTGAAACCGGCGATGTTGCGGTTGAGGGGCATAACGGCAGGCTGTTCGCGGTCGTATGTGCTGTCGAACACGTCGCCGTTGATGTTCTTGCCTTCATAGTTGACTTTCACCATATCGTCCTCTGTCGGCTTCGGACCGTTACCGGCTTTGACGATTTTGTACTGCAAGCCGCTTTCGGTGGTTACCACTCCCGACTTCTTTTTATTCTCCTCGAGGAATTTCTGGTTAGCTTTCTTGTTCTCAGCAATCATCTTCTCCTGCACATCGTTCAACAGTTTGTTTGCCTTGTCCATGTCGATGGCAGGAGTGCCGTTCAGTGCAGAGAGAACACCCTTGAGGAAGGTGGTCTTCGAGAGCTTCAGGTCTTTCATCATGGCAAACTGCTTCACGGTGCCGTCATACTGCTCACCCATCTGTATACCAATCATCTGACCGAGGAAGTAAGCCTTCTTAGCCTTGTCTTCGCTCACTTTAAGACCTTCCTGCAAGCCCTTTTCGAACTGTCCGAAATGAGCAGAGTCGATACCAGCCTGCATCTGCAGCACCTCTTTGTTCAGCCCCATCTGCATAGACGACATAGCACCCATGGCATAGCTCACAGAGTCAGAATTGTTCTTCAAATCCACCTTGGCATTGTTGCCTTTTCCACATGAAGCCATCAGCGTAACGACTGCAGCTGTCATGATCACAAACATTGTTTTTTTCATGGTTTTAACTTGTTTAATTGTTAGTTATCTTCTTTTTGATTGAAATGACATGTATTTTATAGATAAGGGCGGAGAAGGGTTTTATCTTCTCTTTCTCTTTTCCTTGCTCTACGAGTTTCCACGGCACATAGACCTCCCACGTGGCACCCGCCTTCATCCTGCGCACAGCCTCGCGGATGGCTGTCGGCACCTCTTCCACTCGCTTCACGCGCGGATTGCCGCCGAAAGTGGTGGCTACCTGTTGGTTGTCTATCGTGCGTATCTCCTCATTGTAGGTCACGATGGCAGTGTCTTCCGGCATGTTGCCGCTGCCGCCATAAATCACTTGATAAAGCACTCCGCCAGGCAGTTTACCGACATCCTCGGCTTTTGCCTTTTCTGCCATGAACTGCTCGTTCCGTTTCTTGTTGTCCTCGAACTTCTTCAGGTTATAGTCGAGTTCCATCTTGCTGACACACCGCTCCACGAACTGAGCCATGTTCTCCGTCGGCAGTTTGTTCTTTCCGCTCACGCCGTCATACATTCCATCCATAAAGATGGTTGGCGAAAGTTGTTTGCCGTCGTCGTTGCGAAACACCCGTTCGTTGGTATTCTCCACGATGCCCAGCCCTTGCAGCACACCGAAGTAGTAAGCCACCCGCTCTTTATCACCACTGGCTTCACTCCCCTCTTGGATTCCTTTGAGCACTTCGTTGAGATATTCCTCCTCGATGCCGTAATCCGCCAGATGTTCCCGCAGATGACTGCCGTTGAGCTGTCCGACGGCATAGCTCAGCGTGTCGGCATCGGTTGCCATCTGATTGGTGTCAGTCGTCCCCTGACAGGCACTGACCATTGCTCCGACACTGAGGGCTGCCAGGAAAATGAGTCCGGTTCGCATGGCTGTGGTTTTCATTCAGTTACGGATTAGAGCACTTCCAGCAACTCTACGTCGAAGATGAGGGTGGCAAACGGCGGAATCATCTGTCCTGCGCCATGCTCACCATAACCCAGTCGGTAGGGAATGAAGAAGCGATATTTCGCACCTTCCTTCATCAGCTGCAGTCCTTCGGTCCATCCCGTGATGACCTGGTCGAGCCCGAACACAGCCGGTTCTCCGCGCTGCACGCTGCTGTCGAACACCGTCCCGTCGGTCAGGAAGCCCTCGTAGTGGCAACGCACCTTGTCGGTAGCCTTCGGACTCTTGCCCGTTCCTTCCTGCAGCACCATATACTGCAAACCGCTGTCACGAGTCACGACTCCGTCTTTCTTGGCGTTCTCTTCCAGATATTTCTTGCCTTCTTCCTTGGCAACCTGTCCTTTGGCTTGACGCTCTTCGTTCAGTTTTTCTTCTTTCTTTTTGAAATAGTCTTCCACGATGGCCTGTGCATCTTTGTGAGACACTTTCAGATCGTTGCCTGCGATGATGTCCTTGATGGCAGCAGCAAACTCGTCCACGTTAAGGTCGGTTGCTCCCATTTGTACCAACTGGCGTCCGATGCCAAGTCCTAAGGCATAACTTACTTTTTCCATATTCTTCGCTTGTCTTTATAAACAAAAATGATTAAAACGACGCAAAGTTACTATTTTTCTTGATTACATCGGAATATTTGAAGAAAATTTTGCTTTATTTATGTTGCTTTACGTTTCTTACTTTTGACATTTTTTCGTATATTTGCAAACAAGCCTGTTATCAGGCTGAATAGTTCCTAATAGACAAAAACAGAGATTAGTAATTAATAAATCAAGATTGGTAAGATGAAAAAGATTGTAGTTCTGACAGGTGCCGGCATGTCGGCAGAGAGCGGCATCAACACCTTCCGCGATTCGGGCGGTTTGTGGGAACAATATCCCGTGGAGCAGGTGGCTTCGCACGAGGGATGGGAGCGCGACCCGGAATTGGTGACCCGCTTCTACAACGAGCGGCGCAAACAACTTTTCACTTGTAAGCCGAACGAAGGACATCGGCTGCTGGCGCAGTTGGAAGAGACATATGACGTGACGATTATCACACAAAACGTAGATAACCTGCACGAAGTGGCAGGTTCGAGCCATGTGATTCACCTGCACGGTGAACTGACGAAGGTTTGTTCCAGTCGCGACGTAGACGACCCGCGCTATATCCGGACGCTGACGGCGGAAAACTGCGAGGTGCAACCGGGCGAGAAGGCTGGCGACGGCTCGCTGCTCCGACCCTACATCGTATTCTTTGGAGAAGCCGTTCCCAACATCGGAGTCGCTGCAGAATTCTGTCAGCAGGCTGACATCTTCATTGTCATCGGCACATCAATGGCGGTCTATCCGGCTGCCGGACTGATTCACTACGTGCGACCGGAAGTGCCAGTCTATCTAATCGACCCGAAACCTGTCAACGCCAGCCACAGCGGCGGCATCACCTTCATTCAGAAAGGTGCGTCGGAAGGCATGAAGGAAGTGATTGCGTTAATTGATAATTGAAAATTGACAATTGATAAATATGGTTACTTATTAAGTTCTGTGGAATCTGCGGTATAATCACAAATCAAACTATCAAACAAAAAAGGCGGGCGTTCCATCACGGAGCACCCGCCTTGCTGATAAAATAGGACTTAATTACTTAAGGTATATATAGAGTATGGATTTATCTTCGTGTGCCGCCGAACTGCCCCTTGCTGCCACTGCCCGAGTTGGATGGTGCCACGCTTCCCCGTGAGCTGCTGTTCGGACGCGTGCTCGTTGCAGGACGGCTGTTCACATTATTACCGAAACGGTCGTTGTTGTTTTTATACTGGCGGTTGTTCGTACCGGTCGGACCGCTGTTGCGCCATGTACTGCTATTCGTCGTGCTCCTGGTGACACGCGGGTTGTACCAACTGGCGCCTCTGTTCTTTCCTCCCCTGAAAGTGGAATAAGTGGCAGGACGCGGGTAGTAGAACCGACTGCGATTGGTATAGCGGTCGTAGATGCGCAGATAGATGTTGCGCCCGTCCCAAACAATCGGACGATAGAAGTAGGGCACATTGCAGTAGCGACGATACTGACTAGTGGTGAGCACGTAGCGCAGGTCGGCGTTACGACGGTCCCAATAGATGCTGTAATAGCCGCTCGTGCCGCTGATGGTCAGCAGATAGTCGAGATTGATTTCATAGACCATTTCCTGCTGTATGGTGTTCAGTCCCAGCTCGTAAGCCATCTTGTCGGTCAGGAAGAGTGCTTCCGTCCGTGCTTGCGTATAACTCAGTGCGTTCGCAGATACCGTGAAGGTAATCATTGCTACGAAGGTAAAAATCCAGCGTCTCATAGTCGTAATGTTTTAAAAGTTCAACATGTTTGTTTCTCTGCTGCAAAGATGCATCAATTTCCGCACACCCCAAAACGGTAATCCCTAAAAATGAGAGGGGAAATCCCTATTTGTCGGAAGGGAATATGGTAGGGGCTTGACTATAGCTTTTTGCTAAAATATTTTGCCGGCTGTATATATTTGTTTACTTTTGCTGCAAAAGTAAAGAAGACATATGGGAAAATCGATTTGTTTCTCTAAGATGGAGGCGGCTGGCAACGACTACATTTATATATATGCGTCGCAATATCCGGTGACTGACCCGGTAGCGACAGCCATACAATGGAGCAACCGCCATTCTGGCATCGGCAGCGACGGACTGGTGCTTATCGAAAAGTCGATGGACGGCGATGCCGATTTCTCCATGCGCATCTTCAACGCCGACGGCTCGGAAGCACGGATGTGTGGAAACGCTGCCTGCTGTGTCGGGCGATATGTCTATGAGAAGGGACTCACAAACCACACCATCGTCCGCCTGTCCACTCGCTCGGGT from the Prevotella sp. Rep29 genome contains:
- a CDS encoding FKBP-type peptidyl-prolyl cis-trans isomerase, with the translated sequence MEKVSYALGLGIGRQLVQMGATDLNVDEFAAAIKDIIAGNDLKVSHKDAQAIVEDYFKKKEEKLNEERQAKGQVAKEEGKKYLEENAKKDGVVTRDSGLQYMVLQEGTGKSPKATDKVRCHYEGFLTDGTVFDSSVQRGEPAVFGLDQVITGWTEGLQLMKEGAKYRFFIPYRLGYGEHGAGQMIPPFATLIFDVELLEVL
- a CDS encoding FKBP-type peptidyl-prolyl cis-trans isomerase — translated: MKKTMFVIMTAAVVTLMASCGKGNNAKVDLKNNSDSVSYAMGAMSSMQMGLNKEVLQMQAGIDSAHFGQFEKGLQEGLKVSEDKAKKAYFLGQMIGIQMGEQYDGTVKQFAMMKDLKLSKTTFLKGVLSALNGTPAIDMDKANKLLNDVQEKMIAENKKANQKFLEENKKKSGVVTTESGLQYKIVKAGNGPKPTEDDMVKVNYEGKNINGDVFDSTYDREQPAVMPLNRNIAGFKEALTMMPVGSTWELYIPAELAYGDNGAGRDILPGSTLIFKVELLSIEKKPEPAAPSTPAAAPNAQKK
- a CDS encoding nucleoside kinase, with the translated sequence MNADQIQIRCKNNKKTRNFAKGVTLSEVFDAFQPQLNGLLISAKVNNKVEGLDFRLYHPKDVEFLDITSSSGLRAYTRTLFIVLCKAVHDIYADGSVMIDIPVSNGYYCDLSIGHPVEQEDAEKIRRRMQEIIDAAMPIERHECTTEEAISIFEKNGSVSKVKLLKSLGRLYTTYYQLGDYADFYYGALLPNTSMLYLFGLEKYYDGLLLRIPSVKNPNELGELIRQDKMFEIFKEHHHWQSLLGLQTVGDFNEAVQKGWATTVINVSEALQEKKIASIAEEIAKRKTVKMALIAGPSSSGKTTTSKRLSIQLVCNGIKPIAISLDDYFLDRDKTPKDESGDYDFEHLHALNIPLLNEQLTALFNGEEVELPKYNFQTGKSEKSGRRLRLNPHEILVVEGIHALNPELTAQIPEEQKYRIYASALTTILLDKHNYIPTTDNRLLRRIIRDHKYRGVSAQETIRRWPSVRAGENKWIFPFQENADAMFNTAMIYELAVIKQQAIPVLEQVPENCDQFTEAFRLRKFLEYFLPVPNRQLPPTSLLREFLGGSSFKY
- a CDS encoding FKBP-type peptidyl-prolyl cis-trans isomerase, with amino-acid sequence MRKIILLALVFVASASFNTVAAQKNKGKKTAASTVQPVKIVTSADSLSYAMGMDVTRELMGFLKGNFNVDSVNMPDVIRGFEDGIKGDPKDNAYSAGIRIANIVMKRMLPEMSKEFEGTDMALDKDVFTRGFADALKKVTTHFTPEAAGTYARNASTALREKKGRQVREQGERFLAENAQKEGVVTLPSGLQYKVLRQGTGAIAKNDDEVVVKYEGHLIDGTEFDSSYKRDPQTSTFRPNQVIKGWTEALTMMPEGSKWELYIPQNLAYGERQAGKIPPYSTLIFTVELEKVNAK
- a CDS encoding NAD-dependent deacylase; the protein is MKKIVVLTGAGMSAESGINTFRDSGGLWEQYPVEQVASHEGWERDPELVTRFYNERRKQLFTCKPNEGHRLLAQLEETYDVTIITQNVDNLHEVAGSSHVIHLHGELTKVCSSRDVDDPRYIRTLTAENCEVQPGEKAGDGSLLRPYIVFFGEAVPNIGVAAEFCQQADIFIVIGTSMAVYPAAGLIHYVRPEVPVYLIDPKPVNASHSGGITFIQKGASEGMKEVIALIDN
- a CDS encoding FKBP-type peptidyl-prolyl cis-trans isomerase N-terminal domain-containing protein gives rise to the protein MRTGLIFLAALSVGAMVSACQGTTDTNQMATDADTLSYAVGQLNGSHLREHLADYGIEEEYLNEVLKGIQEGSEASGDKERVAYYFGVLQGLGIVENTNERVFRNDDGKQLSPTIFMDGMYDGVSGKNKLPTENMAQFVERCVSKMELDYNLKKFEDNKKRNEQFMAEKAKAEDVGKLPGGVLYQVIYGGSGNMPEDTAIVTYNEEIRTIDNQQVATTFGGNPRVKRVEEVPTAIREAVRRMKAGATWEVYVPWKLVEQGKEKEKIKPFSALIYKIHVISIKKKITNN
- a CDS encoding Na/Pi cotransporter family protein, with amino-acid sequence MSILVVFKLIGSLALLMYGMKSMSESLQKMAGSQLRHVLGAMTTNRFTGVLTGTFVTAAVQSSTATTVMTVSFVNAGLLTLAQAISVIMGANIGTTLTAWIMSLGFSFNIADVVYPAFFIAILLIYSKKKRYIGDFLFGIAFMFLGLGTLRQTGIDMHLGENQAVLAFFSNFDPDSFLTTIIFLFIGGVLTMAVQSSAAVMAITMILCSSGVLPIYQGIALVMGENLGTTVTSNIAAMTANTQARRAAFAHMFFNLFGIVWILCIFKPFINMVCGFVGYDETLTKEMPGFLENAAKLSFVLAAFHTCFNLANTFILIWFIPQIERIVCKVINPKMTEEEEDFRLHFIRGGLMKTPELSVLEAQKEITLFAERIQRMFGMVRDLLEEKDETSFVKLYSRIEKYEGISDNMEIEIAKYLDEVSDAHLSDDTKAKIRAMLREISEIESIGDACYNIARCINRRIREKEDFTADQYEHMHQMMELTNEALTQMNIALAGRKEHLDANRSFNIENEINNYRNQLKSQNISDVNDHKYTYGIGTMYMDIISECEKLGDYVVNVVEARMGTRQKDA